One Alphaproteobacteria bacterium DNA segment encodes these proteins:
- a CDS encoding indolepyruvate ferredoxin oxidoreductase family protein produces MALPARPLLDVTLDDKYVAQSGRVYLTGTQALVRLAFMQRRRDLAAGLNTAGFVSGYRGSPLGGLDQAMWQARRHMKDHHIHFTPGVNEELAAAAVWGTQQVNMYDGAKYDGVFGMWYGKGPGVDRCGDVFKHANAAGTSPNGGVLVLAGDDHAAKSSTLAHQSEHEFVSAMMPVLNPSGVQEFLDLGLYGWAMSRYSGCWVAFKCTGETTDSSASVLIDPHRLNMVTPTDFEMPPGGLHIRWPDHWIEQEHRLQKYKVYAALAFARANKLDKIVIDSPKPRFGIVTTGKSYLDVRQALDDLGIDDALAAHIGLRLYKVAMPWPLEREGARHFAEGLDEVLVVEEKRALIENQLKEQLYNWRADVRPRVVGKFDEKGKWILPSAGELTPAMVAKVIAERLKPFYDSPRMRERVAFLERQEQVPEGHAFKRVPYFCSGCPHNTSTKVPEGSRAMAGIGCHFMALWMDRETTTFTNMGCEGAPWIGQSPFTDTKHVFQNLGDGTYFHSGSLAIRAALAAKVNVTYKLLFNDAVAMTGGQPHDGQLTVPRITQMVAAEGVKRIVVTSDDPDKYGSADFAPGVEIRHRDELDAVQKELRDTPGVTVLVHDQTCAAEKRRRRKRGTYPDPAKRIFINDAVCEGCGDCSVQSNCLSVVPVETEFGRKRAIDQSSCNKDFSCVKGFCPSFVNLLGGKVRKPRSKALESGADPFAALPAPALPSSASPYGILVTGVGGTGVVTIGALIGMAAHLEGKGVSVLDMAGLAQKGGAVLSHIRIADDPNDLHAVRIAAGEAKLLLGCDMVVAAGAETLDRVRVGETRAVINTHESPTGDFTRNPDLAFPADGMKAAISHALGQGAAEFIEASELATALMGDSIATNPFMLGYAWQKGAIPLGLDSLMRAIELNQVAVDANKRAFNWGRLAAVEIDKVRDAAKPTLPPERKLARTLDEVIAARLPYLAAYQDETLARKYEKLVRDVAAAEVAKTPGREGLALAVARYYAKLLAYKDEYEVARLYSDGTFRKALARQFEGDYKIELNLAPPMLSEIDATTGRPRKKTFGPWMLSALGVLAKFKFLRGTAFDPFGRTIERKTERRLIADYEATIAEILERLTPATHEAAVGLASIPEEIRGYGPVKDAHIAKAEAHKAALLARLRDPASALVAAE; encoded by the coding sequence ATGGCTCTCCCCGCGCGCCCGCTGCTCGACGTCACACTCGACGACAAATACGTCGCCCAATCGGGGCGCGTCTATCTCACGGGCACGCAAGCGCTGGTGCGCCTCGCCTTCATGCAGCGCCGCCGCGATTTGGCCGCCGGGCTCAACACCGCGGGATTCGTCTCGGGCTATCGCGGCTCGCCGCTGGGCGGGCTCGACCAAGCGATGTGGCAGGCGCGCCGCCACATGAAGGATCACCACATCCATTTCACGCCCGGTGTGAACGAGGAATTGGCCGCCGCCGCCGTGTGGGGCACGCAGCAGGTCAACATGTACGACGGCGCCAAATACGACGGCGTGTTCGGCATGTGGTACGGCAAGGGCCCGGGCGTGGATCGCTGCGGCGACGTATTCAAACACGCCAACGCCGCCGGCACCTCGCCCAATGGCGGCGTGCTCGTCTTGGCGGGCGACGACCACGCGGCGAAATCCTCGACGCTGGCGCATCAATCCGAACACGAATTCGTCTCCGCGATGATGCCCGTGCTGAACCCCTCGGGTGTGCAGGAATTCCTCGATCTCGGCCTTTATGGCTGGGCGATGAGCCGCTATTCGGGCTGCTGGGTCGCGTTCAAATGCACGGGCGAGACGACGGATTCCTCCGCCTCCGTGCTGATCGATCCGCATCGCCTGAACATGGTGACGCCGACGGATTTCGAAATGCCGCCGGGCGGCCTGCATATCCGCTGGCCCGATCATTGGATCGAGCAGGAACACCGCCTGCAGAAATACAAAGTCTACGCCGCACTCGCTTTCGCGCGCGCCAACAAGCTCGACAAGATCGTCATCGACAGTCCGAAGCCCCGTTTCGGCATCGTGACGACGGGCAAGAGCTATCTCGACGTGCGCCAAGCACTCGACGATTTGGGTATCGACGACGCCCTCGCCGCCCATATCGGCTTGCGGCTTTACAAGGTCGCGATGCCCTGGCCGTTGGAGCGCGAGGGAGCGCGACATTTCGCCGAGGGCCTCGACGAAGTTCTGGTCGTCGAGGAGAAGCGCGCGCTGATCGAGAACCAGCTCAAAGAACAGCTTTACAATTGGCGCGCCGATGTGCGCCCGCGCGTCGTCGGCAAATTCGACGAAAAGGGCAAATGGATCCTGCCCTCGGCCGGCGAATTGACGCCGGCGATGGTCGCCAAAGTGATCGCGGAGCGCCTGAAGCCCTTCTACGATTCGCCGCGCATGCGCGAGCGCGTCGCCTTCCTCGAACGCCAGGAACAAGTGCCCGAAGGGCATGCGTTCAAGCGCGTGCCCTATTTCTGCTCCGGCTGCCCGCATAACACGTCGACCAAAGTGCCCGAGGGCAGCCGCGCGATGGCCGGCATCGGCTGCCATTTCATGGCGCTGTGGATGGATCGCGAGACGACGACCTTCACCAATATGGGCTGCGAGGGTGCGCCCTGGATCGGCCAGTCGCCCTTCACCGACACGAAACACGTGTTCCAGAACCTGGGCGACGGCACGTATTTCCATTCGGGCTCGCTGGCGATCCGCGCCGCCTTGGCCGCCAAGGTGAACGTCACCTATAAGCTGCTGTTCAACGACGCGGTCGCGATGACCGGCGGCCAGCCGCATGACGGCCAGTTGACCGTGCCGCGCATCACCCAGATGGTCGCGGCCGAGGGCGTGAAGCGCATCGTCGTGACCAGCGACGATCCCGACAAATACGGGTCCGCCGATTTCGCGCCCGGCGTGGAGATTCGCCATCGCGACGAGCTCGATGCCGTGCAGAAGGAATTGCGCGATACGCCGGGCGTGACCGTGCTGGTCCACGACCAGACTTGTGCCGCCGAGAAACGCCGCCGGCGCAAGCGCGGCACCTATCCCGATCCGGCCAAGCGCATCTTCATCAACGACGCGGTGTGCGAAGGCTGCGGCGATTGCTCGGTGCAGTCGAACTGCCTGTCGGTCGTGCCGGTCGAAACCGAGTTCGGCCGCAAGCGCGCGATCGACCAATCGAGCTGCAACAAGGATTTCTCCTGCGTCAAAGGCTTCTGCCCGTCCTTCGTCAACTTGCTGGGTGGCAAAGTGCGCAAGCCGCGCAGCAAGGCGCTTGAATCCGGCGCCGACCCGTTCGCGGCGTTGCCCGCCCCCGCTTTGCCGAGCAGTGCGTCGCCTTACGGCATTCTCGTGACCGGTGTCGGCGGAACCGGTGTCGTCACTATTGGCGCGTTGATCGGCATGGCGGCGCATCTGGAAGGCAAAGGCGTGTCGGTGCTCGACATGGCGGGCCTTGCCCAGAAGGGCGGTGCGGTGCTGTCGCATATCCGGATCGCCGACGATCCGAACGATCTGCACGCCGTGCGCATCGCGGCGGGCGAGGCGAAGCTGCTGCTCGGCTGCGATATGGTCGTCGCGGCCGGCGCCGAAACGCTGGATCGCGTGCGCGTGGGCGAGACCCGCGCGGTGATCAACACGCACGAATCGCCGACCGGCGATTTCACCCGCAATCCCGACCTCGCCTTCCCCGCCGACGGCATGAAGGCAGCGATTTCCCATGCGCTGGGCCAGGGGGCCGCCGAATTCATCGAGGCGAGCGAGTTGGCGACCGCGCTGATGGGCGATTCGATCGCGACCAACCCGTTCATGCTGGGCTATGCGTGGCAGAAGGGCGCGATCCCGCTCGGCCTCGACTCGCTGATGCGCGCGATCGAGCTCAACCAAGTCGCGGTCGACGCCAACAAGCGCGCCTTCAATTGGGGCCGCCTCGCCGCCGTCGAAATCGACAAGGTGCGCGACGCCGCCAAGCCCACGCTGCCGCCGGAACGCAAACTCGCGCGCACGCTGGACGAGGTGATCGCCGCGCGCCTGCCCTATCTCGCCGCCTATCAGGACGAGACGCTCGCGCGCAAATACGAGAAGCTCGTCCGCGACGTCGCCGCCGCCGAAGTCGCGAAAACGCCCGGCCGCGAGGGTCTCGCGCTGGCCGTCGCGCGCTATTACGCCAAGCTGCTCGCCTATAAGGACGAGTACGAAGTCGCGCGCCTCTACAGCGACGGGACGTTCCGCAAGGCCTTGGCGCGGCAATTCGAGGGCGATTACAAGATCGAACTCAATCTCGCCCCGCCGATGTTGAGCGAGATCGACGCGACGACCGGCCGCCCGCGCAAGAAGACCTTCGGCCCGTGGATGCTGTCGGCGCTGGGCGTGCTGGCGAAATTCAAATTCCTGCGCGGCACGGCGTTCGACCCGTTCGGCCGCACGATTGAGCGCAAAACCGAGCGCCGCCTGATCGCCGACTACGAAGCGACGATCGCGGAAATCCTCGAGCGTCTCACGCCCGCCACACACGAAGCCGCCGTGGGCCTCGCTTCGATCCCCGAAGAAATTCGCGGCTACGGCCCCGTGAAAGACGCGCATATCGCCAAGGCCGAAGCGCATAAGGCGGCGCTGCTCGCCCGCCTGCGCGATCCGGCGTCGGCCCTCGTCGCGGCGGAATAG
- a CDS encoding ATP-binding cassette domain-containing protein, translated as MNAESPKPLVVAKNLARHFDVSKPLLNRLIERSGRQILRAVDGLDFDIARGETLSFVGESGCGKSTVARLVVGLYGPSAGSIEFDGQNMATIPSAAEGARIRKRFQMIFQDPYASLNPRWRVGKIIAEPITVHGLMSDPVQIKTRVGELLRQVGLSPADAEKFPHEFSGGQRQRISIARALSSNPEFLVCDEPTSALDVSVQAQILNLMKQLQRDLGLTYLFISHNLAVVYYISDRVGVMYLGRLVEIGDKKAIFNRPQHPYTRMLLDAIPDLDMSGRPRTPVAGEVPNPINPPTGCAFHPRCPFANERCAAERPVSKPSPTGTMVACHGIEEGRIPPIVRDYTPPPVA; from the coding sequence ATGAACGCCGAATCGCCCAAGCCCCTGGTCGTTGCGAAAAATCTCGCGCGCCATTTCGATGTCTCCAAACCGCTGCTGAACCGTTTGATCGAACGTTCGGGCCGCCAGATCCTGCGCGCCGTCGACGGGCTCGATTTCGATATCGCGCGCGGCGAAACGCTCAGCTTCGTCGGCGAATCCGGCTGCGGCAAATCGACGGTCGCGCGCCTCGTCGTCGGGCTCTACGGGCCCAGTGCGGGTTCGATCGAATTCGACGGCCAGAACATGGCGACGATTCCGTCGGCCGCCGAGGGGGCGCGTATCCGCAAGCGCTTCCAGATGATCTTCCAGGACCCTTACGCCAGCCTCAATCCGCGCTGGCGCGTGGGCAAGATCATCGCCGAGCCGATCACCGTGCACGGGCTGATGTCCGACCCCGTGCAGATCAAAACCCGCGTGGGCGAGTTGCTGCGCCAAGTGGGCTTGTCGCCGGCCGATGCGGAAAAATTCCCGCATGAATTTTCAGGCGGCCAGCGCCAGCGCATTTCCATCGCGCGCGCCTTGTCGTCGAATCCGGAATTTTTGGTGTGCGACGAGCCCACGTCGGCGCTCGACGTGTCGGTGCAGGCGCAGATTCTGAATCTGATGAAGCAGCTCCAGCGCGATCTGGGGCTCACTTATCTGTTCATCAGCCACAATCTCGCGGTTGTCTATTACATCTCCGACCGCGTGGGCGTGATGTATCTCGGCCGCTTGGTCGAGATCGGCGACAAGAAGGCGATCTTCAACCGCCCGCAGCATCCCTATACGCGCATGCTGCTCGACGCGATCCCCGATCTCGACATGTCGGGCCGCCCGCGCACGCCGGTGGCGGGCGAGGTGCCCAACCCGATCAACCCGCCCACGGGCTGCGCCTTCCATCCGCGCTGCCCCTTCGCGAACGAGCGTTGCGCCGCCGAACGGCCGGTCTCGAAGCCGTCGCCGACCGGCACGATGGTCGCCTGCCACGGGATCGAAGAAGGCCGGATTCCGCCGATCGTGCGCGATTACACGCCCCCGCCGGTCGCATAA
- a CDS encoding DUF2312 domain-containing protein yields the protein MADGGDTGGIAAAKLRSFVERIERLETEKADLGADIREVYAEAKGNGFDTKIMRQVIKLRKMEEPDRKEQDELLDLYRRALEV from the coding sequence ATGGCGGACGGTGGCGATACGGGCGGCATTGCGGCGGCGAAACTGCGTTCTTTCGTCGAGCGCATCGAGCGGCTGGAAACCGAAAAGGCCGATCTCGGCGCCGATATCCGCGAGGTCTATGCCGAAGCCAAGGGCAACGGCTTCGACACCAAGATCATGCGCCAGGTGATCAAGCTGCGCAAAATGGAAGAGCCCGACCGCAAGGAGCAGGACGAGCTGCTCGACCTCTACCGCCGCGCGCTGGAAGTCTGA
- a CDS encoding DUF429 domain-containing protein gives MFVAGVDGCKGGWVAVFRHAKTGRGFARFAETIAEIVDAPERPAWVAIDMPMGFADDAPKGGRDCEKATRAILGPAGRASCVFSAPCRGALAAKDYPAANARNRKAHGVGLSKQAWNLFPKMRELDALLRARPDAPIFESHPELCFGRLAGAPLRAAKKTAEGRAQRLALLAKEGFGELPAWLDLFPRKHVAPDDVIDAAVVCLTALRRAKGMAERLPVQAPKDRYGIEMAIWR, from the coding sequence TTGTTCGTCGCCGGGGTCGATGGCTGCAAAGGCGGCTGGGTCGCCGTGTTCCGTCACGCGAAGACGGGGCGCGGCTTCGCGCGCTTCGCCGAAACAATCGCCGAAATCGTCGATGCGCCCGAGCGCCCCGCCTGGGTCGCGATCGATATGCCGATGGGCTTCGCCGACGACGCGCCGAAAGGCGGGCGCGATTGCGAGAAGGCCACGCGCGCGATATTGGGTCCGGCGGGCCGCGCATCTTGCGTGTTCTCGGCCCCGTGCCGAGGTGCCCTCGCCGCCAAAGACTATCCCGCCGCCAACGCGCGCAACCGCAAGGCCCATGGCGTGGGCCTGTCGAAACAGGCTTGGAATTTGTTTCCCAAGATGCGCGAACTTGACGCGCTGCTGCGCGCGAGGCCCGATGCGCCGATTTTCGAATCGCACCCGGAACTCTGCTTCGGCCGCTTGGCGGGCGCACCCTTGCGCGCGGCGAAGAAAACGGCGGAAGGCCGGGCGCAACGCCTCGCCCTTTTGGCGAAGGAAGGCTTCGGCGAATTGCCCGCGTGGCTCGACCTGTTCCCGCGCAAGCACGTCGCGCCGGACGATGTGATCGACGCGGCGGTCGTGTGCCTGACCGCCTTACGCCGCGCGAAAGGCATGGCCGAACGCCTGCCCGTGCAGGCGCCGAAGGATCGTTACGGAATCGAAATGGCGATCTGGCGCTGA